One Tautonia marina DNA window includes the following coding sequences:
- a CDS encoding vWA domain-containing protein: MSTQISRSDADLLGTSDTPVSTAPGAVEAIATTESPARSAGNRPPIPDASTPSPEPSDAAPKEAKPAKPARKPRTRRRAPVWKWDAPSWGVSLMVHIAVLVALGLMAVGGQIEPLAGSIDAGTEDTSRAEEDLTALYAEPSADERELAVGDPTSMLAPGAPSATPAIRTATAEVSETRSLAGMIDIAVPTPSTSLIPSTGTLNRDLSGGRRISGETGRPTDGYGEALDQLAREILAHLATSRVTVLWMFDESGSMKDDQRMIRDKFDRVISELRIQVPSDRREAGDLEHAIIGFGETIHYEDSRPRADLEDIRQAIDGLRVDESGVERTMKAGFEALARYSRIIEKDRKVLMVLITDESGDDGDLVEQARLAMVNRGVTAYVLGRQSMFGYDTVRLRYQDPVTGDIYWPTIARGPETAGLEMLQWDGLWKDRHDEQPSGFAPYELARLVKDTGGIFFLLPNEEELRNRPGGEKAYPFETLKEYSPDYSPRADYASRVAQSDLRRTMNEIIQLTQKDFGFERHFPVNPPELGQKIAQELPKVEIQLRALREIETRLRAMEPARDKEVNRRWQANYDLMLAQVVAFQIKAYEYRACLAEMVSLANQGKLKPKNPPIPNQRRTDWVINHSGKKKAPTEETEKRYAEATQLLNEVIERHPDTPWADLAQLTLNRGLGCDWSEWSVHPDYNKRAALVPKY; the protein is encoded by the coding sequence ATGAGCACCCAGATCTCCCGCTCCGACGCCGACCTGCTTGGCACCTCCGATACGCCGGTCTCCACTGCTCCCGGCGCGGTCGAGGCCATTGCCACCACCGAGTCGCCCGCTCGATCGGCCGGCAATCGGCCCCCGATCCCCGACGCCTCGACCCCTTCGCCGGAACCGAGCGACGCGGCCCCCAAGGAGGCCAAGCCCGCCAAGCCGGCCCGGAAACCTCGGACGAGACGGAGAGCCCCGGTCTGGAAGTGGGACGCGCCCAGCTGGGGCGTCTCGCTGATGGTCCACATCGCGGTGCTCGTGGCCCTCGGTTTGATGGCCGTCGGGGGCCAGATCGAACCGCTTGCCGGCTCGATCGACGCCGGCACCGAGGATACGAGCCGGGCCGAGGAGGATCTGACCGCCCTCTACGCCGAACCCTCGGCCGACGAGCGCGAGCTGGCCGTGGGAGACCCGACGAGCATGCTCGCCCCCGGCGCTCCCTCGGCCACCCCGGCCATCCGGACGGCCACGGCCGAGGTCAGCGAAACCAGGAGCCTCGCCGGCATGATCGACATCGCCGTGCCGACGCCCAGCACCTCGCTCATTCCGTCCACCGGCACCCTCAACCGCGACCTCAGCGGCGGCCGGCGGATCAGCGGCGAGACCGGCCGCCCGACCGACGGCTACGGCGAGGCGCTCGACCAGCTCGCCCGGGAGATTCTGGCCCACCTGGCCACCAGCCGCGTCACCGTCCTCTGGATGTTCGACGAGTCGGGCAGCATGAAGGACGACCAGCGGATGATCCGAGACAAGTTCGACCGGGTCATCAGCGAGCTGCGCATCCAGGTTCCCAGCGATCGGCGAGAGGCCGGCGACCTGGAGCACGCCATCATCGGCTTCGGCGAGACGATCCATTACGAGGACTCCCGCCCCCGGGCCGACCTGGAGGACATCCGTCAGGCCATCGACGGCCTTCGGGTCGACGAGTCGGGCGTCGAGCGGACGATGAAGGCCGGGTTTGAGGCACTGGCCCGATACAGCCGGATCATCGAAAAGGATCGCAAGGTTCTGATGGTCCTGATTACCGACGAGTCGGGAGACGACGGCGATCTGGTCGAACAGGCTCGGCTGGCGATGGTCAACCGAGGGGTGACGGCCTACGTGCTCGGCCGCCAGTCGATGTTCGGCTACGACACGGTTCGGCTCCGCTACCAGGACCCGGTGACCGGCGACATCTACTGGCCGACGATCGCCCGAGGACCCGAAACTGCCGGCCTGGAGATGCTCCAGTGGGACGGCCTCTGGAAAGACCGCCACGACGAGCAGCCCTCCGGCTTCGCCCCTTATGAGCTGGCCCGCCTGGTCAAGGATACCGGCGGCATCTTCTTCCTCTTGCCCAACGAGGAAGAGCTGCGCAACCGGCCGGGCGGTGAGAAGGCCTACCCCTTCGAGACCCTCAAGGAATACTCGCCCGACTACAGCCCCCGGGCCGACTACGCCTCTCGGGTCGCCCAGAGCGATCTGCGGCGGACGATGAACGAGATCATCCAGCTCACCCAGAAGGACTTCGGCTTCGAGCGGCACTTCCCGGTCAACCCGCCTGAGCTGGGCCAGAAGATCGCCCAGGAACTGCCCAAGGTCGAGATTCAGCTCCGTGCCCTGCGGGAGATCGAGACCCGACTCCGCGCCATGGAGCCGGCCCGCGATAAGGAGGTCAACCGCCGCTGGCAGGCCAACTACGACCTGATGCTCGCCCAGGTCGTCGCCTTCCAGATCAAGGCCTACGAATACCGGGCCTGCCTGGCCGAAATGGTGAGCCTGGCCAATCAGGGGAAGCTCAAGCCCAAGAACCCGCCCATCCCCAACCAGCGCCGAACCGACTGGGTCATCAACCACTCCGGCAAGAAAAAGGCCCCGACTGAGGAAACCGAGAAGCGCTACGCCGAGGCGACCCAACTGCTCAACGAGGTGATCGAACGCCATCCCGACACCCCCTGGGCCGACCTGGCGCAACTGACCCTCAACCGCGGCCTCGGCTGCGACTGGTCGGAGTGGAGCGTCCACCCCGACTACAACAAGCGGGCCGCCCTGGTGCCGAAGTACTGA
- a CDS encoding DUF1559 family PulG-like putative transporter, with product MPAAHRRGFTLIELLVVIAIIGVLIALLLPAVQAAREAARRAQCANNLRQLGLAAHNFYTAFDSFPTNENSPIRYWGAQLLPYFEQGNLFDAYNHEDHFRVMANSTAVQFPLSVFLCPSTPESPLMNPFFPATIPADLRDSVERWPAAAADYAAGAGINSNLWAPPAVLPGPRPNTDGVFQGNSNSGRRKIQEIRDGTSNTAMFLESAGRPLMYRGRQPVPNAGTSAATSVLICGWAEGNVFVAWGYNGSGAGKGSCMVNCSNRFAVYSFHPGGAHLGMADGSVRFVKETIDAATFAALMTRAGGEIISADKL from the coding sequence ATGCCCGCGGCCCATCGCCGAGGTTTCACGCTCATCGAGCTTCTGGTCGTCATTGCCATCATCGGCGTCCTGATCGCCCTCTTGCTGCCGGCCGTTCAGGCCGCCCGAGAAGCCGCCCGACGCGCCCAGTGTGCCAACAACCTGCGGCAACTGGGTCTGGCGGCCCACAACTTCTACACCGCCTTCGACTCCTTCCCGACCAACGAAAACAGCCCAATCCGCTACTGGGGAGCCCAGCTCCTCCCTTACTTCGAGCAAGGCAACCTGTTCGACGCCTACAACCACGAGGATCACTTCCGGGTGATGGCCAACAGCACGGCCGTGCAGTTCCCGCTGTCGGTCTTCCTCTGCCCGAGCACTCCTGAGTCTCCGTTGATGAATCCGTTCTTTCCGGCGACCATCCCGGCCGACCTGCGCGACTCGGTCGAGCGCTGGCCGGCCGCCGCGGCCGACTATGCCGCCGGGGCCGGAATCAACTCGAACCTCTGGGCCCCTCCGGCGGTCTTGCCCGGCCCGAGGCCGAACACCGACGGCGTCTTCCAGGGCAATTCCAACAGCGGGCGCCGCAAGATCCAGGAGATCCGCGACGGCACCTCGAACACGGCCATGTTCCTCGAAAGCGCGGGCCGACCGCTCATGTATCGCGGCCGACAGCCTGTCCCGAACGCCGGCACGTCGGCCGCCACCAGCGTCCTGATCTGCGGCTGGGCCGAGGGGAACGTCTTCGTTGCCTGGGGCTACAACGGCTCAGGAGCCGGCAAGGGCTCGTGCATGGTCAACTGCTCGAACCGCTTCGCCGTCTACAGCTTCCACCCGGGAGGCGCCCACCTGGGCATGGCCGACGGCTCGGTCCGCTTCGTCAAGGAGACGATCGACGCCGCCACCTTCGCCGCGTTGATGACCCGAGCCGGCGGCGAGATCATCTCGGCCGACAAGCTCTGA